A window of the Candida orthopsilosis Co 90-125, chromosome 1 draft sequence genome harbors these coding sequences:
- a CDS encoding Gtr2 protein (S. cerevisiae homolog GTR2 has role positive regulation of transcription from RNA polymerase promoter, microautophagy and localizes to EGO complex, GSE complex, nuclear chromatin, late endosome membrane) — MEATIVPPPKDTNATILLMGLRRSGKSSICKVVFHNMQPLDTLYLESTSKPTNEQFSSLIDLSVMELPGQLNYFEPNYDSERLFSSVGALVYVIDSQDEYLNALTNLSMIIDFAYRVNPKINIEVLIHKVDGLSEDYRMDAQQDIMQRTGDELLDLGLEGVSVSFYLTSIFDHSVYEAFSRIVQRLIPELPSLEHMLDNLVQHSSIDKVFLFDVNSKIYVATDSSPVDIQTYEVCAEFIDITIDLDDLYIENDQNNNKSGVKGADGNKELRSVSHLSSGSTLYLKQMIRGLALVALIRNEGFNDTAADSEKSLTIIEYNVDLFKQALIKMWTPKR; from the coding sequence ATGGAGGCTACAATTGTACCCCCTCCGAAAGATACCAATGCAACTATATTGCTTATGGGATTGCGAAGAAGTGGTAAATCCTCAATATGCAAAGTCGTTTTCCACAACATGCAACCACTAGATACATTGTATCTCGAAAGTACTTCCAAACCCACAaatgaacaattttccTCGTTAATTGATTTGTCAGTAATGGAGCTTCCCGGACAGTTGAACTACTTTGAGCCAAACTATGACTCAGAAAGACTATTCTCCTCCGTTGGTGCTTTAGTATACGTTATAGACTCGCAAGATGAATATTTAAATGCATTGACAAATTTATCCAtgattattgattttgcatATAGAGTCAATCCAAAGATAAATATAGAAGTTTTGATACATAAAGTCGATGGGTTGAGCGAAGATTATAGAATGGATGCACAACAAGATATCATGCAAAGAACAGGTGATGAATTACTAGATTTGGGGTTGGAAGGAGTCCTGGTGAGTTTTTACTTGACTTCAATCTTTGATCATTCGGTATACGAAGCCTTTTCAAGAATTGTTCAACGTTTGATACCGGAATTACCTTCATTGGAACATATGTTGGATAACCTCGTTCAACATTCAAGTATTGATAAAGTGTTTCTATTTGACGTTAATTCTAAGATATATGTGGCCACTGATTCACTGCCAGTTGATATACAAACTTACGAAGTATGTGctgaatttattgatatAACAATTGACTTGGATGATTTGTATATCGAAAATgatcaaaacaacaacaaaagtgGAGTCAAAGGCGCTGATGGAAATAAAGAGTTAAGATCAGTAAGTCATTTATCAAGTGGGTCTACATTGTATTTAAAGCAAATGATAAGAGGGTTGGCTTTGGTGGCATTGATACGAAATGAGGGTTTTAATGATACAGCAGCCGATTCAGAAAAATCATTGACAATTATAGAATATAATGTTGACTTGTTTAAGCAGGCGTTGATAAAGATGTGGACGCCAAAACGTTAA
- a CDS encoding Pop1 protein (S. cerevisiae homolog POP1 has ribonuclease MRP activity, ribonuclease P activity, has role in intronic snoRNA processing, mRNA cleavage, tRNA processing, rRNA processing and localizes to ribonuclease P complex) encodes MSNQHRNDKKTHLNKKKTRLYNSRNIKAQNNDSSYNSVDTKLNVPEFLESRKYEINAFELSQLKSKQALNSRCFQNLPRSMRRRAASHHISRIPKRLRSKAMREMKGANAPSKKVAKGRRLYKLLQRQKILKVASKMKKERYAPGDIWTKCNIRARYKEISKALDNKWNPSVRRLNNSVGAFDHSKVYSLAEPPPISIKYGKRQQKFAWIPTHIWHAKRFKMSKRFDFQVPYTPTQKCFKLMNRQNRYKAVCFDTSYRGSLVLTWRQNESLRQFLHGLLEIGPVPSSILSGKRSYTGLIYIQHKPLAFGTVYISPGEIKQMLLQVQTDNYGEFLESLKNHALLSLPQVEISDCRYSLGSIDLSGPLSLEYLSKILHLRDTSEEFKTTWASLSSHSDNSLIPIGTTVTLESYDPRLWNKAAKFPIKSEKDIYDTVIQLNNNSIVDPATILSLFSSEGRYKSYENQLSIKDLGRIQSHGTPFEKVSHSKIPLLLTKTASLRWSLVCPWYWTLPIWIQLVKIPGIKAGGLKQIYQFNFENHKLTYPYDYPWTDEGQKYNCMIGDLSRETDVRKPRKLVSLQKSEDRFSNLYDAYTCDWHNLRCAMFTIQSTKEENWLRRSSTYRSTLGSFAIEIGHTVFANKNQDKHKSAVCVVNLSIAKQASQPIRTDDSGVLVDKIPVVQVSLKVLGEGVIENNARIYEKKVCKDVHVVGFVTTGGMNLNEGKFTGLGAVYLTPYMLKNLSGPVYVRNPGKELMYACQYQFIDQ; translated from the coding sequence ATGAGTAACCAACATCGTAATGATAAGAAAACACActtgaataaaaagaaaaccaGACTTTACAACAGCCGTAACATAAAAGCACAGAACAATGATTCTTCTTACAACCTGGTAGACACGAAATTAAATGTACCTGAATTTCTTGAGTCCCGAAAGTACGAAATCAATGCATTCGAGTTGTCACAATTGAAAAGCAAACAAGCATTGAACTCACGATGCTTTCAGAATTTGCCTCGACTGATGAGACGAAGAGCTGCATCTCATCATATAAGTCGAATTCCGAAACGATTGAGATCAAAGGCGATGAGGGAGATGAAAGGGGCTAATGCACCATCGAAAAAGGTTGCCAAGGGGAGAAGACTATACAAATTGTTACAGAGACAGAAAATATTGAAGGTGGCatcaaagatgaagaaagaaaggTATGCGCCCGGTGATATTTGGACAAAATGTAACATACGTGCTCGTTATAAAGAAATTTCGAAGGCTTTAGACAACAAATGGAATCCGCTGGTTAGAAGGCTTAACAATTCTGTTGGTGCTTTTGATCATTCAAAAGTATATTCTTTGGCCGAACCTCCACCAATAAGCATAAAGTACGGTAAAAGGCAGCAAAAGTTTGCATGGATACCGACCCATATCTGGCATGCGAAACGATTCAAGATGTCTAAAAGGTTTGATTTTCAAGTTCCATATACACCAACACAAAAGTGTTTCAAATTAATGAATAGACAAAACAGATACAAAGctgtttgttttgatacTTCTTATAGGGGGTCATTGGTACTCACATGGCGGCAGAACGAAAGCTTGCGGCAGTTTTTACACGGTTTATTGGAGATAGGGCCCGTACCCTCGTCAATATTGAGTGGAAAGAGATCGTACACTGGATTGATTTATATTCAACATAAACCTCTTGCTTTTGGTACTGTTTACATCTCACCAGGAGAAATTAAGCAGATGTTGTTGCAGGTTCAAACTGACAACTATGGGGAATTTTTAGAATCCCTCAAAAACCACGCGTTGCTCAGCTTGCCTCAGGTGGAAATTTCAGATTGTCGCTACAGTTTAGGGAGCATTGATTTATCGGGCCCCTTGAGCTTAGAATATCTAAGCAAGATTCTACATTTGCGGGACACATCTGAGGAGTTCAAAACCACTTGGGCATCGCTATCTTCCCATAGTGATAACTCCTTGATACCAATAGGAACCACAGTAACTCTCGAAAGCTACGATCCTCGTCTTTGGAATAAGGCAGCAAAGTTTCCCATAAAAAGTGAAAAGGATATTTACGATACAGTGATACAACTAAATAACAACAGTATTGTTGATCctgcaacaattttatcattgttttcatctGAGGGAAGATACAAGTCCTACGAAAACCAGTTGTCAATCAAAGACTTGGGAAGGATTCAAAGCCATGGAACaccttttgaaaaagttctGCACAGCAAAATTCCtcttttgttgacaaaaacCGCATCGCTAAGGTGGTCCTTGGTTTGTCCCTGGTATTGGACTTTACCCATTTGGATCCAATTGGTAAAGATTCCAGGTATCAAAGCTGGAGggttgaaacaaatttatcagttcaattttgaaaatcacaAGCTTACATACCCTTATGATTATCCGTGGACAGATGAAGGGCAAAAGTACAATTGCATGATTGGGGACTTGAGTCGGGAGACAGATGTCAGAAAGCCCAGGAAACTAGTTTCCTTACAGAAGTCCGAGGATCGTTTCAGCAACCTTTATGATGCTTACACTTGTGATTGGCATAATTTGAGATGTGCTATGTTTACAATACAGTCGACCAAAGAGGAAAATTGGTTAAGACGTTCTAGCACATATAGGTCCACCTTAGGCtcatttgcaattgagATTGGCCATACAGTCTTTGCTAATAAGAATCAAGATAAACACAAAAGTGCTGTATGTGTCGTGAATCTTTCCATAGCAAAACAGGCAAGTCAACCTATAAGAACTGATGATTCTGGCGTATTGGTGGACAAAATACCCGTAGTTCAAGTTTCCCTCAAGGTGTTGGGAGAGGgagttattgaaaacaatgcACGAATTTATGAAAAGAAAGTCTGCAAGGATGTACATGTAGTTGGGTTTGTGACTACAGGCGGCATGAATTTAAATGAAGGTAAATTTACTGGACTTGGTGCAGTTTATTTGACACCATATATGTTGAAGAATCTTAGCGGTCCTGTTTATGTGAGAAACCCAGGGAAGGAATTGATGTATGCCTGCCAATACCAATTTATAGATCAATAG
- a CDS encoding Cex1 protein (S. cerevisiae homolog CEX1 has tRNA binding, has role in tRNA export from nucleus and to cytoplasm, nuclear pore), giving the protein MNFLSKTLSTFTGSSIPYTFKEKVVDPVTPVLTQLETDQNSIWTLYNGVNPKDSSEVSIFEFNFHEPKTQHYELLARNAFKKLKLIKFPGIITIVDFIENDSHLYIITERVIPLSVYLGGNDLDNDALVAGLYSIEKSLKFINDDCNSVYGGLNFYNSVFVNRSGDWKLMGFEIVTNLTSDPDQPIYRLSQNLPHFQQQDIDHDFIRQNPKKFDGFKLACFVYAVFNGKGVVDTNVKLPVKLTGPVKRLYAKRSTIATFVKELDGFHQLNKVIQFDHQLHELQFMNDGEKIAFFKYELPQYIEDDIYPPGMLNYKLLPELIRQYRQLMKSGTAAPSAASDANALDPVARQETLTTILNFIVKFGTKLTPEEFGRQIKPIIFESFNLADRSIRLILLTHLPEYQEYLSDSEIQLKIFTPLITGFQDTNFMIRETTLKSITIIIDKISVKQVNQELLRILAKSQMDPKPSIRVNTLILIIKISSKIYSNSKNNVLITALSKSLRDSFVPCKITALNGFKSLINEFSLEEICSKILGHLAISLMDKKSAKVRKEAKEVFDLYLNSVETHAKELPDVEPDEDEEEREFYKRFAPEPHAEEEVNKATTEPTNSNSATNGGYFGWGVVNKLTSFGGGATTADIAAGGQLNKDFNQSTPDITRIGTPTQQQLPILETPVSVNTVRSTDGVEVGQEWDDDFNDGWLDNEETAGPKPLVEPVRKLNLGKSTDIHTSKPGASTARKPLGVKKPTSLRLGHGAKTNMNKPKSTLNLNLAVATGDDGEEDGWGDGW; this is encoded by the coding sequence atgaaCTTTCTAAGCAAGACATTGAGCACCTTCACTGGTTCTTCAATTCCGTACACTTTCAAAGAAAAGGTAGTCGATCCTGTGACTCCAGTATTGACACAGCTTGAAACTgatcaaaattcaatttggacTTTGTATAACGGCGTCAATCCAAAGGACTCTTCAGAagtttcaatatttgaGTTTAACTTCCATGAACCAAAGACTCAACATTATGAACTACTAGCTCGTAATGCGTTtaagaaattaaaattgatcaaatttcCCGGAATTATTACCATTGTTGACTTTATTGAGAATGATTCCCACTTATACATCATTACAGAACGAGTCATTCCTTTGTCGGTCTATTTGGGGGGAAATGACTTAGATAATGATGCATTGGTTGCTGGACTTTATTCCATCGAAAAGTCACtaaaatttatcaatgacGATTGTAATTCAGTCTACGGGGGCTTGAATTTTTACAATTCGGTATTTGTAAATCGACTGGGAGATTGGAAATTAATGGGATTTGAAATCGTTACCAATTTAACCTCGGACCCTGATCAACCTATTTATAGATTGAGTCAAAATTTGCCTCATTTTCAGCAACAAGATATTGATCATGATTTTATAAGACAAAATCCGAAAAAATTTGATGGGTTCAAATTGGCATGCTTTGTGTATGCCGTATTCAATGGGAAAGGGGTTGTTGACACCAATGTGAAATTACCAGTAAAATTGACGGGTCCAGTAAAAAGACTATATGCTAAACGTTCCACCATTGCTACTTTTGtcaaagaattggatgGGTTCCACCAGCTCAATAAAGttatccaatttgatcaCCAATTGCATGAGCTACAATTTATGAATGATGGTGAGAAAATTGCTTTTTTCAAGTACGAGTTGCCACAATATATCGAAGATGATATATATCCTCCAGGCATGTTGAATTATAAGTTGCTTCCCGAGTTGATCCGCCAGTATAGacagttgatgaagagtgGAACTGCTGCTCCCAGTGCAGCATCTGATGCTAATGCACTTGACCCAGTAGCAAGACAAGAAACATTAACCACTATTCTTAATTTCATCGTCAAGTTTGGAACAAAATTGACACCAGAAGAGTTCGGTAGGCAAATCAAACCCAtaatttttgaaagtttCAATCTTGCTGATCGATCTATTCGATTAATATTGTTGACACATTTGCCTGAGTATCAGGAATATCTTCTGGATTCagaaattcaattgaaaatattcaCACCTTTGATCACCGGTTTCCAAGATACAAATTTTATGATAAGAGAAACTACATTAAAATCAATAACTATCATTATTGACAAGATTTCAGTCAAGCAGGTGAACCAGGAGTTACTCCGTATCTTGGCTAAGTCTCAAATGGATCCTAAGCCTTCAATAAGAGTAAACAcgttgattttgataatcaagATTTCATCCAAGATCTATTCCAACTCAAAGAATAATGTACTTATAACtgcattatcaaaatcattacGTGATTCATTTGTTCCTTGTAAAATCACGGCATTGAATGGATTCAAATCGCTAATTAATGAGTTTTCATTAGAGGAAATTTGCTCCAAGATTTTGGGGCATCTAGCCATATCTTTAATGGATAAGAAATCCGCCAAAGTTCGAAAAGAAGCTAAGGAAGTATTTGATCTTTATTTGAATTCCGTTGAGACTCATGCAAAGGAATTGCCAGATGTTGAACccgatgaagatgaagaagaacgTGAATTCTACAAACGATTTGCACCAGAACCACATGCCGAAGAAGAGGTAAACAAGGCCACAACAGaaccaacaaattcaaattcgGCTACAAATGGGGGTTATTTTGGATGGGGTGTAGTTAACAAACTAACCTCATTTGGGGGTGGAGCAACAACTGCCGATATTGCAGCTGGtggtcaattgaataaagatTTCAATCAATCGACCCCAGATATTACTCGGATTGGTACCCCTACACAGCAAcaattgccaattttgGAGACACCAGTCAGTGTAAATACAGTTAGGTCTACCGATGGAGTTGAAGTCGGTCAGGAATGggatgatgatttcaatgatggTTGGCTAGACAACGAAGAAACTGCAGGACCAAAGCCATTAGTTGAACCCGTTCGTAAATTAAATCTTGGCAAATCAACTGATATACATACATCTAAACCAGGAGCAAGCACAGCGAGAAAACCACTCGGTGTTAAAAAGCCAACTTCCTTGAGATTGGGACATGGTGCAAAGACTAATATGAATAAACCTAAATCCacattgaatttgaatttagcAGTTGCAActggtgatgatggtgaagaagatggGTGGGGAGATGGTTGGTGA
- a CDS encoding transcription factor — MSYLEHSQQPKSSSQHQQPHNQQQPTQSSSQYSQPMSNLFTNQPFQRSQQPLSNLPIPPTSQPQQPQQQQSQPIPPQQLIATRSRGDSIFLPPPISSSQIRPTSDQSYETTSANPRLNQSSGNPLGSRSNSIFSSLINIPGSNGNSISEQSGPSSQQQQQQQLAQQAASAGGSNNKTVGSGNQAPNLPPTSRSRQMSLIPNQEFTVEDLENLFGNNRESMANLFAWQQGDLKFSLSGASGGAAVGNSNNAIAPNNVSGGKAKGGSLDLSAWIDNSNQPGSIGFNNSITEIIQNMISNGSIDFSNMNDQQRRDSILKIINNPTLRNPRASISSANSSNASTTLRQDIFEKGKGNSSSKQNTDKESQKKDRKSKRQKSKNEKDLSPTSSVSSKASKPNDEPQSPKTSPNQYNNNRVLDPSSYTPVAYNQRPSVSSSGQKMFQTNANPMSPTNQYQYSSYPSFSNSLAFPSMSPGGTRQNSFMGGYQYPLPNQSQQIPGQIPPQQMFSQVGRQQVQQYQQPYLQQAISPQQQQQQQFQQPQYYIPQSQQYQPPPQELQSQSQPSQQTQKSGLSKKRRQSAKRTRKSKDNVDSINPQVVSPTNPNLVPAQQIARSEDGRPLLGATKIDQLMLVIQARDKGVTKAIDQGPDGSILAAREGYGPANQSNQSEVVPRPVSLVGGVEKPQKSKSDLSHHDGEDEHDSKRHKARTQQCPYCLKYFTQSTHLEVHIRSHIGYKPYECTYCHKKFTQGGNLRTHLRLHTGEKPFTCEVCNRSFNRKGNLEAHKLTHENVKPFECKLDNCDKSFTQLGNLKSHQNRFHSQTLNTLTHKLAELSGPALERLPPDEKDLLMYFKSLYKNSNKGIRGRGKQQGAGSEGSAGSPEEVNE; from the coding sequence ATGAGCTATTTAGAACATTCGCAACAACCAAAGTCTCTGTcgcaacatcaacaaccgcataaccaacaacaaccaactCAGTCTCTGTCACAGTATTCACAACCCATGAGCAACCTATTTACAAACCAGCCTTTCCAAAGGTCGCAACAACCATTGTCAAATTTACCAATCCCCCCAACATCGCAACCtcaacaacctcaacaacaacaatcgCAACCAATTCCTCCTCAGCAATTGATTGCCACACGAAGTAGAGGAgactcaatttttttacCTCCCCCTATATCTTCGTCTCAAATTCGGCCAACTTCGGATCAGTCATATGAAACAACATCGGCCAATCCTCGCTTAAACCAATCTAGTGGTAATCCACTAGGGTCACGGTCAAATAGTATATTCAGCTCACTCATTAATATACCAGGATCGAATGGCAATTCAATCAGTGAGCAATCGGGCCCATCctctcaacaacaacaacaacaacaacttgcACAACAGGCAGCTTCTGCTGGCGGAAGTAACAACAAGACTGTTGGCTCCGGAAATCAAGCTCCAAATTTACCCCCTACATCCCGTTCACGTCAGATGTCACTAATTCCCAACCAGGAGTTTACTGTCGAAGATTTGGAGAATTTGTTTGGCAATAATAGGGAAAGTATGGCTAATCTTTTTGCCTGGCAACAAGGcgatttgaaattttcactCAGCGGGGCTTCTGGGGGAGCGGCGGTGGGTAACTCTAATAATGCTATTGCTCCCAATAACGTTAGTGGTGGAAAAGCTAAAGGTGGCTCTCTTGATTTATCTGCATGGATTGACAATTCCAACCAACCAGGTTCCATAGGGTTTAATAATAGTATCACGGAAATTATTCAGAATATGATATCCAATGggtcaattgatttcagcAACATGAATGACCAACAGCGTCGTGATTCGATATTAAAGATTATAAATAATCCTACTTTAAGGAATCCACGGGCATCAATTTCGTCAGCAAATTCCTCAAATGCAAGCACAACATTGAGACAAGATATTTTCGAAAAGGGGAAGGGTAATTCAAGTAGCAAGCAAAACACTGACAAGGAAAGTCAAAAGAAAGACAGGAAAAGTAAACGACAAAAGAGTAAAAATGAGAAGGATTTGTCACCCACTTCTTCTGTGTCGTCGAAAGCGTCGAAACCCAACGACGAACCTCAATCGCCCAAAACATCGCCTAATCAGTACAATAATAACCGTGTACTCGATCCATCGTCTTACACCCCCGTCGCTTACAACCAACGACCTTCAGTAAGTTCTTCGGGTCAAAAGATGTTTCAAACCAATGCTAATCCAATGTCTCCTACAAATCAGTATCAATACTCATCATACCCCAGCTTTAGTAATCTGCTTGCATTTCCTTCGATGCTGCCAGGTGGAACTCGTCAAAATAGCTTTATGGGTGGCTATCAATATCCACTTCCAAATCAGCTGCAACAAATACCAGGACAAATACCTCCTCAACAAATGTTTTCACAGGTAGGTCGCCAACAAGTGCAACAGTATCAGCAACCATATTTGCAACAAGCAATATCAccacagcaacagcagcagcagcaatttcaacaaccgCAGTACTACATACCTCAGCtgcaacaatatcaaccaCCACCTCAAGAGTTGCAACTGCAACTGCAGCCGCTGCAACAAACCCAGAAATCTGGATTgtcaaagaaaagaaggcaATCGGCCAAGCGGACACGTAAATCAAAGGATAATGTTGATTCCATCAACCCGCAAGTTGTCTCTCCtacaaatccaaatttagTCCCAGCTCAGCAAATTGCCAGATCCGAGGATGGTAGACCACTTTTAGGAGCTACCAAGATTGATCAGTTAATGTTAGTGATTCAAGCACGAGACAAGGGAGTTACTAAAGCAATTGACCAAGGACCCGATGGAAGTATTTTGGCAGCACGTGAAGGTTATGGACCTgcaaatcaatcaaatcagaGTGAGGTTGTGCCAAGGCCAGTTAGTCTTGTGGGTGGTGTTGAAAAGCCtcaaaaatccaaatcagATTTATCTCACCACGATGGAGAAGATGAACATGATAGTAAACGTCACAAGGCAAGAACACAACAATGCCCTTATTGCTTGAAATACTTCACACAATCAACCCATCTTGAAGTTCATATTCGTTCCCATATAGGGTATAAGCCGTACGAGTGCACTTATTGTCACAAGAAGTTCACTCAGGGTGGCAATTTAAGAACTCATTTGCGATTACATACTGGTGAAAAGCCCTTTACTTGTGAGGTTTGTAATAGATCATTCAACAGGAAGGGAAATCTTGAAGCTCATAAGTTAACTCATGAGAATGTGAAGCCATTTGAATGTAAATTGGACAATTGTGATAAATCATTCACTCAGTTGGGAAATTTAAAGTCGCATCAAAACAGGTTCCACTCACAAACATTGAACACATTAACTCATAAATTGGCTGAGTTGAGTGGACCTGCTTTGGAGAGATTGCCTCctgatgaaaaagatttgttgatgtattttAAGAGCTTGTataaaaattcaaacaaagGGATTCGAGGAAGAGGCAAGCAGCAAGGGGCAGGCTCAGAAGGTTCTGCGGGTAGTCCTGAAGAAGTGAATGAATAA
- a CDS encoding Tma19 protein (cell wall protein, similar to S. Tma19p (Ykl065cp)) translates to MHSKNFFFSIFFPTSFFFSNYKFFNRRAHLSLCNQPPFTMIIYQDVISNDELLSDAYDVKLVDDAVYEADCAMVNVGNGDIDIGANPSAEDGEEALEDGSETVNNVVYSFRLQPTQFDKKSFTTYIKGYMKRVKAYLAENNPDEVEAFEKGATKYVKKVLGSFNDWDFYTGESMDPDAMIVLLNYREDGTTPYVAIWKHGVKENKI, encoded by the coding sequence ATGCATCtgaagaatttttttttctcaattttttttccaacatctttttttttttccaattataaatttttcaatcgaAGAGCCCATCTCTCTCTCTGCAATCAACCACCATTCACAATGATTATCTACCAAGACGTTATCTCAAACGACGAGTTATTATCCGATGCTTATGATGTTAAGTTAGTCGATGACGCTGTTTACGAAGCTGATTGTGCTATGGTTAATGTCGGTAACGGTGACATTGATATTGGTGCCAACCCATCAGCtgaagatggtgaagaagCTTTGGAGGATGGTTCCGAAACTGTCAACAACGTTGTCTACTCATTCAGATTGCAGCCAACTCAATTTGACAAGAAATCATTCACCACTTACATCAAAGGTTACATGAAGAGAGTCAAGGCTTACTTGGCTGAAAACAACCcagatgaagttgaagcttttgaaaaggGTGCTACCAAATACGTTAAGAAAGTTTTGGGATCATTCAATGACTGGGATTTCTACACTGGTGAATCCATGGACCCAGATGCTATGATTGTCTTGTTGAACTACAGAGAAGACGGAACCACTCCATATGTTGCTATTTGGAAACACGGTGTCAAGGAAAACAAGATCTAA